The following are encoded in a window of Saccharothrix longispora genomic DNA:
- a CDS encoding DUF6229 family protein — MTTAVLLDAEEMVARWRAGLDDLDNPAGPLFANGEFAEGDIVACNPPGSRCSACTASRPGLCC, encoded by the coding sequence ATGACCACGGCCGTGTTGCTCGACGCCGAGGAGATGGTGGCCCGCTGGCGGGCCGGCCTGGACGACCTGGACAACCCGGCGGGGCCCCTGTTCGCCAACGGCGAGTTCGCCGAGGGCGACATCGTGGCGTGCAACCCGCCCGGCAGCCGGTGCTCGGCCTGCACCGCGTCCCGCCCGGGACTGTGCTGCTGA
- a CDS encoding AfsR/SARP family transcriptional regulator — translation MAVLVLGRPVVAAGGVSRRPARRMVRVLLGVLAVRANRALPLEWLIDALWPGRPPVSAAANVRTHLAELRRLLRAGGPDQPGIVTSHDGYALVAPPDGVDVTLFQRLVREGRELRGHGAQHAAAGRLAEAVALWRGPVMHGVPVPEAVRPDVAVLDEQRLDAIEDLVGLRLALGSHDELVPALAGLVVEHPLRERLWHHLVGALAASGRRTEALAAYQRLVRVLDAELGVAPSAATRELYEAVRRGDAGAWPSG, via the coding sequence GTGGCGGTCTTGGTGCTGGGTCGGCCGGTGGTGGCGGCCGGAGGGGTGTCGCGCCGGCCGGCGCGGCGGATGGTGCGGGTGCTGCTCGGCGTGCTCGCGGTCCGGGCGAACCGGGCGCTGCCGCTGGAGTGGCTCATCGACGCGCTGTGGCCGGGCAGGCCGCCCGTGTCGGCCGCCGCCAACGTGCGCACGCACCTGGCGGAGCTGCGCCGCCTGCTCCGGGCAGGCGGACCCGACCAGCCCGGGATCGTCACCTCGCACGACGGGTACGCCCTGGTCGCCCCGCCCGACGGGGTGGACGTGACGCTGTTCCAGCGGCTCGTGCGCGAAGGTCGGGAGCTGCGCGGGCACGGCGCGCAGCACGCGGCCGCGGGGCGCCTGGCGGAGGCGGTGGCGCTGTGGCGGGGACCGGTGATGCACGGGGTGCCGGTGCCGGAGGCCGTGCGGCCCGACGTGGCGGTGCTGGACGAGCAGCGGCTGGACGCGATCGAGGACCTGGTCGGGCTGCGGCTCGCGCTCGGGTCGCACGACGAGCTGGTGCCCGCGCTGGCCGGCCTGGTGGTCGAGCACCCGCTGCGGGAGCGGCTGTGGCACCACCTGGTCGGCGCGCTCGCCGCCTCGGGCCGCCGCACGGAGGCGCTGGCGGCCTACCAGCGGCTGGTGCGGGTGCTCGACGCGGAACTGGGCGTGGCGCCCAGCGCGGCGACGCGCGAGCTGTACGAGGCGGTCCGGCGCGGCGACGCCGGCGCGTGGCCGAGCGGGTGA
- a CDS encoding DUF4132 domain-containing protein — protein sequence MGWLDAASGYQVRLGENGRVQCRNGKGKLLSSVPASLKDDAQVVRLRQLAEWLTRHEAECLAAVDGWMTRSLPVPVALVAEAWADAAWAAVLRDLVVTAGDETGFLRDADPERGLGVVTLDGETARVAADVVHVPHPVLLDDLEELREFGAELGVEQKVQQLFRQTFERPEPASLTGKSSVDDFSGGKFEQLNHALGRCRTLGYPVRGGSAVYSAFEDGRVVEARYWLGSDYPEGETWTGELRWALEDGTALALTDVGPVAWSEGMRMASAIHAGRVVEEAVPA from the coding sequence GTGGGCTGGCTGGACGCCGCATCCGGGTACCAGGTGCGGCTCGGGGAGAACGGGCGCGTCCAGTGCCGCAACGGCAAGGGCAAGCTGCTCTCCTCCGTACCCGCTTCGCTGAAGGACGACGCGCAGGTCGTGCGGTTGCGCCAACTCGCCGAGTGGCTGACCCGTCACGAGGCCGAGTGCCTGGCCGCTGTGGACGGCTGGATGACGCGCTCGCTGCCGGTGCCCGTCGCCCTGGTCGCCGAGGCGTGGGCGGACGCGGCGTGGGCCGCGGTGCTGCGCGACCTGGTGGTCACCGCGGGCGACGAGACCGGGTTCCTGCGCGACGCCGACCCGGAGCGCGGGCTCGGCGTGGTCACCCTCGACGGCGAGACCGCGCGCGTCGCCGCCGACGTGGTGCACGTGCCGCACCCCGTGCTGCTGGACGACCTGGAGGAGCTGCGCGAGTTCGGCGCGGAACTGGGCGTGGAGCAGAAGGTGCAGCAGCTGTTCCGGCAGACCTTCGAGCGGCCCGAGCCCGCCTCCCTGACCGGCAAGTCCTCCGTGGACGACTTCTCGGGCGGGAAGTTCGAGCAGCTCAACCACGCGCTGGGCCGGTGCCGCACGCTCGGCTACCCGGTGCGCGGCGGCTCCGCGGTGTACTCCGCCTTCGAGGACGGGCGGGTCGTGGAGGCCCGCTACTGGCTCGGCTCGGACTACCCCGAGGGCGAGACGTGGACCGGCGAGCTGCGCTGGGCGCTGGAGGACGGAACCGCGCTGGCCCTCACCGACGTCGGACCCGTCGCGTGGTCCGAGGGGATGCGCATGGCCTCGGCGATCCACGCCGGGCGCGTCGTCGAGGAAGCGGTGCCCGCGTGA